A region of Candidatus Leptovillus gracilis DNA encodes the following proteins:
- a CDS encoding transposase family protein, giving the protein MDAKFPKFYKSEETCESKFHLCTLFFDSIPDWRKAKGKRYGLKNLIEFIVLAILCGKNSARAASRWGKHLPAGVKKRLGIELERHPSPAMLCRVFWHIEATVLKRESESGPPRCINNLSWPAWFVGSRGRQKHSSGCFLG; this is encoded by the coding sequence ATTGATGCAAAGTTTCCTAAATTCTACAAAAGCGAGGAAACATGCGAATCGAAATTCCACCTGTGTACACTATTTTTCGACTCAATTCCTGATTGGCGCAAGGCAAAAGGGAAAAGGTACGGCTTGAAGAATTTGATCGAGTTCATCGTTTTGGCTATCTTGTGCGGGAAGAACAGCGCCCGGGCTGCGTCTCGCTGGGGAAAACACCTTCCGGCAGGCGTGAAAAAGCGGTTAGGTATCGAACTGGAGCGCCACCCTTCACCAGCTATGTTATGTCGTGTTTTCTGGCACATAGAAGCGACGGTACTGAAACGAGAATCAGAGAGTGGGCCACCCAGGTGCATCAACAACTTGTCCTGGCCGGCCTGGTTCGTGGGTAGCCGTGGACGGCAAAAGCATTCGTCGGGCTGCTTCCTTGGGTAG
- a CDS encoding type II toxin-antitoxin system RelE/ParE family toxin, whose translation MIRTFKDKETRKVFDGRFSKKLPHDIQPIAERKLIMLHRSFNLNDLRIPPSNRLEALKGNRHGQHSIRINDQWRICFEWREDGVYDVEITDYH comes from the coding sequence ATGATCAGAACGTTCAAGGATAAAGAAACTCGCAAAGTATTCGATGGACGTTTCTCGAAAAAACTACCCCACGATATTCAACCTATCGCCGAACGGAAGCTAATCATGCTTCATCGCTCTTTCAATCTGAACGATCTCCGTATACCACCGTCGAACCGGTTAGAAGCTTTGAAGGGCAATAGACACGGGCAACACAGCATTCGCATCAATGACCAGTGGCGGATTTGTTTTGAATGGCGTGAAGATGGTGTTTATGATGTCGAAATTACTGACTATCATTAA
- a CDS encoding HigA family addiction module antidote protein — MRDYPPIHPGEILQEEFLKPMGISQYRLAQDIGVPAMRISKIIRGERGISADTALRLARYFGMSIEFWTGIQTHYEIEKAKMGLGNRLETEVKVFTSA; from the coding sequence ATGAGAGATTATCCCCCTATTCATCCTGGTGAGATACTGCAAGAAGAATTTCTAAAACCAATGGGAATTAGTCAGTACCGTCTCGCCCAAGATATTGGCGTACCTGCAATGAGAATTAGCAAAATCATTCGTGGTGAGCGAGGCATCAGCGCCGATACAGCCCTTCGGCTTGCTCGCTATTTTGGGATGTCAATTGAGTTTTGGACAGGTATTCAGACACATTATGAGATTGAAAAAGCAAAAATGGGTTTGGGCAACCGTTTAGAAACAGAAGTCAAGGTTTTTACGTCGGCGTAA